The genomic window GAGGGGGGAGGGGCTGTCTTGTCTAGTGTCTATTAAACGTAGCTCACTCGTGAGTTACGCGGCGGAGGAGAGGTACGTGTAACATGTATCTGATAAAACATGTGTTCTTGGTTCTTTCTGAACATGTTGAAAGTAACGTTTAAACaacaattgttatataatacagtaaatattttatatagctatCAATACTTATtccatgatatttatatatttttttattacatattagggtatttatttaaaattccagCTTTCAAATCCATGTTACACGTCAGAtcagataaaattattcatcGACTGTTTACAAATTGGCAACACTCGACACGACCTACGACAGCTATTAAGctcataaattgaaaaatacgtGCCGTTACACTAACAACAACATAAGTAAGAAGCCTCTTAAGTCCTGCAGCGTTAAGTCTAAATCTAGCTGTCAGGTCAGCCAACTAAACGTCACTTTAAAAACGTCCTAGAAACTATTAACGCTACATTAATAAACGTCTCTATCACACATCGTTTGAGAGAAAGATATAATAGATGTATGAATTCAACGTTCATTAATAGAACGAAACTTGGAATTTTCAGTCAGAAATGAAtagaacataataaatatatatgtttgacaTCGTACGAACTACGATAGGGGAGGCCGTGCTGAAGCCGGAGAGTGACTCAATTTATTTCCATATTAAGTACAAAAATGATCGTTTATCGTACGATAATCAGTCGAAATTATCTAAAAGCTTACGAGGTAACTCTCGAGATGAgagaactatttatatataagtcaaTTACGACAACTAGCCGAGGTGCGGTCGTTTCAGATTGGTTCATGTtctcaataataaatatccGTTGATATAATGTAACTAACTTtacaaataatcaatataatatataactataatgcACGCTGTAAACAATGTCAATAATATCGTATATGGCacgaaatcttttttttataataataaaaatacttaaaattattgttttaaaaatttcgttGTATGTCAAGATGGATTAAAGCTTTTAATTTCAATctgtatctttaaaattattaagtacatGTATTTCTATATCTGCAACGGAAACTACAACATTAACATATCAGCGATATCccaaaagtttataatatatctgaatatataaaatatttcgggTCAATTTTTAGGCCTAAGTCGCACGCAAGTCCACGGCCGCAcctcaaattttattatgtctttCAAACTAtagtaagtttaaaatattactcaaatataattgaaagtttatataaaaaacaactatGTAAGCAcgtaaattacatacaaaataatggaTAGTTAAGTGGGTCTAACGTATACTGACACTCGATATAATGTCAAATTCGTTCATTATTTATACATCAAGATAcgagaacgcgtcgaaaaaaatagtggccaacagtcggtcactaagtacacgcacactagtcaAGTATTATGTCGTTTGGCGAgagtcaagcgtagctgtcacgcacacaaagataataaagttggctcgattattttagttattttgtagcgCGAcactctatttaaatatataaataatggagGATCAAATTTATCTAATCATCCCGGATACGCCCAGGTCATCGTAAGCCAAGATGCCGGTTTTCACAAATCATTTCTAAACAATAAACACATCTGCAGGCTTTAGTTGTAGTCTAAACTGACTAAGATCAGAGTAATTTAACACAATTTCAGTCTTTCGGTAATCTTGCAATTAAGATATCTCCGTACCTCAATGCGATCGTGATTGCGGCCCATCGGTCCGATACAAAGCGTCCAGATGTGTTCAGTTACTCTAACTATCATTCGATGTTTTCTCTTAACCGACGAATGTAAAtggaaattaaatgtaaattcataTCTatctaaaacataattaaataatttaatttaacacgatATATTCTTATATAGGATGTCATAATATATAGCCCATCGATATAAAGTAAAgcaatacatacaaaaaacgTATTCAAAAAAATCCGGTATCTCAGCTCGGGAGGGAGACTCCACACTTCCCCACCATTAAAGCGAACACTTGACGCATCCCATGCATCGACCGCGTGgtctataatatttacaatagacATTTTGTTTACGGTAATTCAAATAGTTGGCAATTTCTGTGTTCGCTACGGATTGTTATGCACCCAAAAGTTatcaacaattacaaaataacaattCTTGTTGACAACTTAAGTTAAATATGGAAACGTTATTAAAGAGTTGCCTATTTTCCTTTTGTGGAGACGCAGCTCAAACTATGTCCAGTTATTGTTCCAATGGTTTCAATATGTGCTTGTGATCAAAACTTAGTTGATTCGTAATAAGATTTACGACACAATTAACTTTTGCTCTACATTACGCTTTAATAGTGAAGGAGTAATAGAATCGGACTGGTAAGAGAATCAATCGTAACAACCGCACCCACAGCTAGCCGGTTAAGTCCAAAGGTACCCCGGGGGGACCGCCAGTCACGAGGTAGCGTATCCGAGGCCTTTTCTCTGTAAGAACAGATGTATCTCCGCGAAGGTCGGCCTCTCCAGTTCGTCACGTCTCCAACATTCACACATGAGCTCGTAGATGTCTCGCGGCAGACCGGGGCAGCGGTCGATGCATTCGAAGAGGCCGTCGTCAGCTTGGAGATGAGAAAGGTTCTCCAACACCTAGGAGGAGAAACATTTTTGATTCAGTATATATAGATcataatttatgacaaatacaATCGCAATTAACGTGTCCTCGGATCGAATCTTGTGAATGACAAGTACTGCCTTTTTGGCTTAATAGTACTACAGTGTAAAGTTTTTAGACGGATATAAACGTCCAAGACACGGATTATCTTTCCCCTGACCTCAGCTTCCGTGAGATGTTCGTAAGGGCGCCTCCTGCAGATTGTGAATATCTCGTGCAGAGTGACCGCGAAAGCCCACACGTCGCTCTTGGTGGTGTACTTCCCCCTCAGCACGGACTCCCACGCCGCCCACCGCAGTGGTAACGGGATCCTGCCGTCGACCTTGTAGTAGTCGCACGCGTAAGTCTCGTTGTCGGTGCCGAAATcgcttattttaatttgatagcCCTTCCCAATTAGACAATTcctgcaaaaataaaatacaatttaattaaacaagaaaaggtaacaaattaaaaatctacgtttttctatttctatcattcatataatattgtattaaatatttcgattcATTTATTTCCTGTTCGGCTTTAATAAAGCTTCGACCTTATTATTCTGCAAGTGCCAAATATTCCATACGTTGTCAGTGCTTTTTCAAAtgatgaaaacaaaattatggtGGAAAAAAATACCTACTTATAACTACGGACCCGCACACACCCCTACCGGGAGTAAAACATTGTAAGCTAAAGCATACCTCGTAGCGAGGTCTCGATGAACGAAGTTGAGCGACTCCAGGTAGTGCATGCCCGCCGAGATCTGCGTCGTGATGTGCAGTAACGTGCCCGTGCTCACGCTCCCGGGGGGAGACGTGCGGAGGAACGCGCACAAATCACCTGGAAACAGTACGTCGTGTCATGTGTTCTGATAAACTGTATCCAAtcacaataataactattatatttcaaactatTTCGGTActgttttttattctatttgaaGTCAACCATGTTTCAATGTGTTATTAATTTGACATGAACcgaattttcttatttatggGATTCATAAAGTATGGCGAGTCTTTAAAGTCctattgtatttaatagaacAAACAGCATTGCCTGTAACCCAAACGAGAtaaggtatttaaatataagaaaatacaaGATTTCACATAATATCATCTGATATCGTTTACCTAGTTCCAAGTACTCTAAGACGACAGCCAGTGGTGGGGATCGACATGCTCCCAACACTCTCGCAAGATGAGGCGACGAGAGCGCAGCGAGAATGCGTACATCTCTCTCGAAATCCTCCctgaaataagtttttatttataacaagtgATTACTTTAGATAAACACCATGAAATTAACAGACTTTGatgattttcgttttaatttatttattttcaaattaataaactattattttacatatgtaggcggactggcaaattggCGAtgtgatggtaagcggtcactgTCTATGGATAtcatactgtaagaaatattaatcaaacgtCATATCCCCAATGCGGCTCTAACCTCTCTTAGTGAGACGTATGTCTCACACTCAATGTCTTCCATTTAACAGCTTTACGTGCTGCCCGagacacttaatttttttttattttaatgggtTTAGTCTTGGTTTCAAACCTGGGATATCAGGATATGCAACTATATGAACTAggcaataaacaaaaaagacaATCTGTCatactaaataaacattaaaagttCAAATTGTAagtgtacaaaaaaaatcatatttaagttCTTAATTTACGCCAAACTGCCTCGTCTgttagataaaacaaaaattaaaatgtacaaagctaaagacaataaaatataataaaaagaagcGCATACATGATATACCTCTCCTTCGCGGAAGCGTCGTGGCAGAGGAACTTGACTGCCACCAGCCGCTTCTCCGAGGAGATGATACCGTTATACTCCGGCACTCCATCTGCTTCCGCTACATATACCTGAACGACCATGGCGagttaaaaacattacaatgatAAAAACAGCTTCTCACCGGCATAAGGTTTTATTAAAGCACATTCAATAAAagatgatacaaaaaaaattaggcTGCTTTGTATAACGTATGGACTTTTgcctaatattgtttataacagTGATTTCAAGCGATTTGGAAAACgataaaaagtgatttatattatattttactcaagGCTTCGGGTCTTTTATTAGAACACAGAATTCTCCGGAAGCTGCTTGCATTGTATAATGGGTAATCCAGTCCCGAATCCAATGGAACCAAAGTCAGCTAACTCACCGGCGCGTCGGTGATTGCTAAGATTTATATAAACCAGGAAAAGAAAATGACTAAACTGTGTTAGGTGCTATTGTTTTTACTAGGATCAATGCAATTTTCAAACACATTTGATATATTCTGTCAGCCATTAATTGCATTCCTTTTTAAATCCACAAATAAGgtatttttggtaattttttttaaataaaattaatccggTTACTCACAGTGCCGAATGCACCCTCAGCCAGCTTCGAGATCATGCGGAGTCGGTGTCTCGGGAATTCGATGACGTTGGTGTTGTCCAAGCGACGCTTCAGATCGATCAGCACCTCTTGTTGACTGGGGGACTGAGGGAGGGGTTtaatatgttgtaatatttGGATAAGACATTTATTAAACAACTCTTGTAATAACTTTAACTCACTATAGTATTAGGTGACTATGTATGCaatacaatgattttatttttagagcGTAAGAATCAGAATTCTAAAACAATTGATTCGTTTTCAGTATTTGTTTAGATTtaagaatacatatttataattagcaaTTACCTATTACGTCTATGGCAGTAGGGATAGTTGACAACTCACCCTTGTGCTGTGCTTCGAACGTATCGAACCGGCTGCTGACCGCCTGGTGTCGAGATCGAGGGTCTCCATATGGTCGCTGACGAGCTCGGTGGCGCGATCGGAGAGACTGTCTGCTAACCTCCGCTTAGTGAGGAGAGGGGCCGAACTAAGTTCCGGCACAGCGTAGTCATAGTTGGAGCTATCTGTTGTGGGCATAGCGGATCGtgttaaatattacaagaatTTCTTACTTCGGGAGACAATTGAACACgagaatacttttgtatttgaGTTTCTAGAAGAAGGTAATGTTTTCCGCATTCAGTTATACGTCCATTCGTTTAGGCTAACAGCCTGTACGTCCACTAAGCCAAACTAGAGCACGTGTTGTTTTAAACCACACCACATCACACCGAAATGTCATTGAGATAAAGGACAACCTTCGCACTGCGTTCGTATGTCACGCGTCATGTCTTTTACTAAACTCGATATTCCgtcaaagtaaagtaacaagATATTATTACAACTCTTACCTGACAAAGCTGTGTTGGAATCCTTAACGAAATCCTTCATCTCGAGCAAGACTGTACTGTAACTAAAATACGGAGCGCACTTCAGAGCCTGATACGGCTCTTGGTACTCATCGGACTTGACGTCCAGCGGGCAGTCGATTATCATCTTATTGTCGGGCAGCATGGAAGTACCACAAGGGTTATAATTGTCTGCGACTGTCCTCTTCTGCGCTATCGTAGTTTTAGCTAGCGGTGAAGCGAAGCATTTCCTGTGTCTATGTCTATGAATGATGAGGAAGACTGCGACGGCCAGGAGTATCACGAGCGCCGTCAAGACCCCCACAACGATGGCCATGTACAGCGGGTCTTCTTGGTGCGCTGTGGATATTGGCAAGTCCTTTGTGGGAGGTGCTTTCGTTTTGTCCTTCGCGCCGGTGGGCTTGAGGATCTCTGGGGTGTAGTTTCCTTGAGCGACATCTGTCGACAATGATAAGTTTTATTGTagattcagtaaaaaaaaagataaagtaCAAATTCATGTTTATCAAACAACAAAGATGAATGTAATATTAGTGCTGTATTGAATGAAATTGATTGACGAATGAGTGACGAAGCCCAGCAAGGTGCACAATTATGCATAAATTAcgcaaatattaaacattattcgtGATATTCAGTATTTTTggtgtttcatttcatttaaaagatcaATTTAAAATCGAAGTTTTCTAACTGACGATTGAGCACCTATATTTCATCTACTTATTATGTGTTCGTAATTTATTTCCTGTTCTGCgctaaagaaaaacatcatgagggtacctgcatgtgtctaaggtcaatgaaattctgccacatgtctatCCACCGACCCTCATTGGACCGGCTTGGTGGAGTAAGCCctaaaccttcttctcaaaatgGGAGAGGGAGCGCTTTAGCCCAAAAGTAAgatatttaaaggctgttactttactttactatatttttaaactgcTTGTGAGATTCTTCTTctacaaagaatattttaaagatagcTACCGAGACATTTCCCGAGTgtcacaaataaataacttcaaattattCACTCACCAGAGTCGAACAACACCTCGCTGATGAGTATCCATCGCGCCGAGAAATGGAGTTCGATCCGCACCCACTTCCCGATGCGATGGTGAAGCTTGATGCTTACGTTTCGAGAACTTTCGAAGATATTGTCCTCATTCGTCGTGTAGCGAATTGGCTCGTCTTGGAAGTGTCGCCCTCCGATGGAAAACGATATGATAGCCTCGGAGAACACCTAGAGGAAGAGTTGGAATTATGGAAATTGTACGAGTTATATCGCTAAgagttttatttcaatcaacttatttatatactattatttggGTCAATTTGAAAGGGAAGTGAAACGTACAAATGGTTAGACGTATAACTAAGAAGTATGTGCGTGATGCGCACACACACAGATAGACAGCGAACGGCTACGAGTGTAAGACATGTCAAAACCAACCTGAACATCCCTCATGAATTTATTATTGCAGTACAAGTGCACCGCGCTGAACTCCCTCACTTTATCGAATTCGAAGATGATGACAGGGGGATTCGGTCTCGAGTCGTTACGCCACCCCACCCAGGCGGAGGTCTTAGCCGCCTCGCGTATCTCGTCACCACCGAACTGCCCGTCGACGAGCTGCCCCAGTCCGCCTCGCAGCTCGTCACCCCACTGCCCGTCGTATATCATGTCGGTCAGCTCGACGCCGTTGCTCCTTTTGTCGCCTTTCGGCATTGAATACGAAACGATGccaactgtaaaataaaatattatttattttattaaatcaaatcaaaatatactttattcgagtaggcttttacaaacattttcaaatcagcatttctacaaaattatattaactgaaGATATCTCCGGTTCGGAGTCTAGATTCTGCcgagaaccagcaagaaactcagtagtacgtcttttccaacatttgtaATACATTAGTATTAAGGCATTATGCCAATTAGTTATCCGTCTGGTGCATTCGTAGTGCTCTAGGTTTAGGAAGTGAGCCATCAATTGCCGTGATTTAGGGTTAAGACCACGTTTCGGTTCTATCGGCCAACGGCATGACGTTCTATGATCACAAACATCTATCCGCCGCCGCTCTCAAGTCCCTTGTGTGTGCGCGGCGGGTATTCTGTATACTTTGTgacttttcttattattataataataataaaaatatgtaattatttattttatatatattattttattagttttctttaactataaattatttcaataaccacCAATTTCGATGTTTATTCAATACCGGACGACCGTACGCGACGGTCGTACATTTATTTGGTACAATCATACAAAGTTTGTGCGTAATGGAGGCCTTTGAgtgtgactttatttatttaaaactaaaaattcaagaaaaaaattatcaacataatattatatattttatttccaaaactttttctttaaaagttTAGCTAGATTTTATTTTCCGACATTATAAAACGTACTCCACACATATGACGCTAGCGCACACGTCCTGCGTGCCTCACAAGCACCTGATTTATACTAACGTGATGTTTTATGTGAATATTATGATAACAATGGTAGTTATTTCTCACCAGTTGGATAATGTTAAGGGTTAACTCGTGCGGTTTTGCGTGACACGTcagcaatttaaattataagtataagaaAACATTACACCTCAGGCTAATCTATCTATCGTaagattttacatttttttttctatataaatactaCAACGTAAAGCAAAGACTTTGGAAAATTATTACTTTCTATATTTACCGTCCATTTCGAAAAAAGACCTAATGTTCTATTGAGAATACTATATTAATGATACATTACGAGGATACGTCCCTGTAACATGTTACAAGAAATCACAAAACGACGCAATTTTATTAgacatataaaaatgaaataagtttttatttataggatATCTTTGTGAACATTTTAAAGCGATCCAAAAAAGTACATTGTTTATGAGTTCACTCGAATACAACTTTCAGGATCATGCGAGGGCTTAACGATACTGACTAACATTATCAAGCCGTCCGCGTCGTCACTCGGAGTCACGTGACACGTGTGTCAAGACGGATCTGATCTGATCGgtgaaacattaatatttataaatacattagtaTAACAATTGAATTGCATACTTGTATTTCGAATTCAAAAGACATCTTCCTCTTAATTTGTAAATGGattttgaaaatacattttactttatatttttaaatatataacggtGTCCCTCAGTATGTCTGTAAGCAACACGACGCTGCCGGTTAACAACGGACGGGGATAAATACTTGGGACGACCGTGATGATTGTCAAGttgataatgattattttatagattagcGAAACGAAGAAATTAAATTGAGATTTTAAAAGagtatgtttattaaaagaaCAATATGCACCTGATCTTATATAGATCAATTTTGTTGCTACTATCTAATCTTACTTATAAGCAAGTTTTAATCAATCTAGAACAATTAATTCACAATAAACAAGCACAGGTACAAGATACGTTTAAAAAATGTCCTtaaattgtattacattttttataagggttgattataaatttatgtttatgtttttaagattttatgttaacaatttagcattaaagaaataaaataaattacgttatCGCATGGTTCCTTGTTGGTGTTCAGATGTGACGCGATAACAGTATAGTACCTACTAGGAACAGTTCGCAGCTAATTCCCATGCAAAGAAACctcaagatataatttaaaaaaaataattcgaacattgaaatttttataaaaaaaaaaaaaaaatagattatcatttacatcaaaataattatcaaatacttATGATAAAaggtataatttgttaaattttgactttataatgacccagaaaaataaatagttacaaattaaaattacacgtTCTTCGAAAACGAAACGTCCGATAGCAATCGCAGCGAACATTATTATCGTGAGTTCGTGACGTTTCAGCGAGGGCCGCATGGAATTGTTAAGAACGATTTCAGtgcatgaatgaaaaaaaaaaaaaaaaaaaaaaacacgaaaattTCTCAAGAAGCAGACGTATGATTAGGCGAACAATTTTCTGCATTCGTTGTACGCTGCATGCGATGTTGAACGCGATAGGCTCCGGGTATTACCGAGAA from Vanessa tameamea isolate UH-Manoa-2023 chromosome Z, ilVanTame1 primary haplotype, whole genome shotgun sequence includes these protein-coding regions:
- the LOC113404001 gene encoding discoidin domain-containing receptor 2-like isoform X2, with translation MVPCVVALLLLARALLLHALDISQCIAPLGIESGLIPDRDLTASSSFNDGNVGPQNGRLNQEIKGGAWCPKSQITTESTEWLEVDLHTVHVITGAGTQGRFGNGQGAEYAEAYVLEYWRPKLGKWVRYRAADGQEILSGNTNTYLEKKNHLEPPIWASKIRFIPYSSHRRTVCMRVELYGCYWSVGIVSYSMPKGDKRSNGVELTDMIYDGQWGDELRGGLGQLVDGQFGGDEIREAAKTSAWVGWRNDSRPNPPVIIFEFDKVREFSAVHLYCNNKFMRDVQVFSEAIISFSIGGRHFQDEPIRYTTNEDNIFESSRNVSIKLHHRIGKWVRIELHFSARWILISEVLFDSDVAQGNYTPEILKPTGAKDKTKAPPTKDLPISTAHQEDPLYMAIVVGVLTALVILLAVAVFLIIHRHRHRKCFASPLAKTTIAQKRTVADNYNPCGTSMLPDNKMIIDCPLDVKSDEYQEPYQALKCAPYFSYSTVLLEMKDFVKDSNTALSDSSNYDYAVPELSSAPLLTKRRLADSLSDRATELVSDHMETLDLDTRRSAAGSIRSKHSTRSPSQQEVLIDLKRRLDNTNVIEFPRHRLRMISKLAEGAFGTVYVAEADGVPEYNGIISSEKRLVAVKFLCHDASAKEREDFERDVRILAALSSPHLARVLGACRSPPLAVVLEYLELGDLCAFLRTSPPGSVSTGTLLHITTQISAGMHYLESLNFVHRDLATRNCLIGKGYQIKISDFGTDNETYACDYYKVDGRIPLPLRWAAWESVLRGKYTTKSDVWAFAVTLHEIFTICRRRPYEHLTEAEVLENLSHLQADDGLFECIDRCPGLPRDIYELMCECWRRDELERPTFAEIHLFLQRKGLGYATS
- the LOC113404001 gene encoding discoidin domain-containing receptor 2-like isoform X1, which codes for MVPCVVALLLLARALLLHALDISQCIAPLGIESGLIPDRDLTASSSFNDGNVGPQNGRLNQEIKGGAWCPKSQITTESTEWLEVDLHTVHVITGAGTQGRFGNGQGAEYAEAYVLEYWRPKLGKWVRYRAADGQEILSGNTNTYLEKKNHLEPPIWASKIRFIPYSSHRRTVCMRVELYGCYWSVGIVSYSMPKGDKRSNGVELTDMIYDGQWGDELRGGLGQLVDGQFGGDEIREAAKTSAWVGWRNDSRPNPPVIIFEFDKVREFSAVHLYCNNKFMRDVQVFSEAIISFSIGGRHFQDEPIRYTTNEDNIFESSRNVSIKLHHRIGKWVRIELHFSARWILISEVLFDSDVAQGNYTPEILKPTGAKDKTKAPPTKDLPISTAHQEDPLYMAIVVGVLTALVILLAVAVFLIIHRHRHRKCFASPLAKTTIAQKRTVADNYNPCGTSMLPDNKMIIDCPLDVKSDEYQEPYQALKCAPYFSYSTVLLEMKDFVKDSNTALSDSSNYDYAVPELSSAPLLTKRRLADSLSDRATELVSDHMETLDLDTRRSAAGSIRSKHSTRSPSQQEVLIDLKRRLDNTNVIEFPRHRLRMISKLAEGAFGTVYVAEADGVPEYNGIISSEKRLVAVKFLCHDASAKERYIMEDFERDVRILAALSSPHLARVLGACRSPPLAVVLEYLELGDLCAFLRTSPPGSVSTGTLLHITTQISAGMHYLESLNFVHRDLATRNCLIGKGYQIKISDFGTDNETYACDYYKVDGRIPLPLRWAAWESVLRGKYTTKSDVWAFAVTLHEIFTICRRRPYEHLTEAEVLENLSHLQADDGLFECIDRCPGLPRDIYELMCECWRRDELERPTFAEIHLFLQRKGLGYATS